A region from the Mucilaginibacter sp. CSA2-8R genome encodes:
- a CDS encoding carbohydrate porin — protein MLLNIRKLLLLSPLLICYHSLFAQDTIKPQRFNFHFQQTIITQTKPSFYAPYSGDNSLSPKSETATSLTTTMFAGARLWKGAQVYFNPEMSGGAGLSKTLGVAGFPNGETFRVGSAEPKIYIARLYLAQAFTWGNERDTVADGLNNLAGFKSKRYFAVTIGKFGMADYFDANTFSHDPRSQFMNWSLMSNAAWDYPANTRGYVMGIFTELGMPTWALRFAATMTTTTANGSVWDERIRHGNTQTLEYEKRYAINDMPGKIRLLGYRNNGKFGKYREVLAISTPPVIDTALAYGRHKYGFGINGEQFITHDLGVFAKASWNDGHTETWAFTEIDRSISFGSVLKGNSWKRPDDEIGLAFVGNGISKDHRAYLAAGGYGFIIGDGKLNYRPELIAELYYKINAYQHKLWLTPDYQFIANPAYNRDRGPVNVFSLRAHIEF, from the coding sequence ATGTTACTTAATATCAGAAAGCTATTATTGCTTTCCCCTCTTTTAATTTGCTATCATTCTCTTTTTGCTCAGGATACTATTAAACCGCAAAGGTTCAATTTTCACTTTCAGCAAACTATTATTACCCAAACCAAGCCATCGTTTTATGCACCTTATTCGGGCGATAACAGTTTATCGCCTAAAAGTGAAACGGCAACATCGTTAACCACCACCATGTTTGCCGGCGCACGTTTATGGAAAGGCGCACAAGTGTATTTCAATCCTGAGATGTCGGGTGGAGCCGGCTTAAGTAAAACTTTAGGCGTAGCTGGCTTTCCTAATGGTGAAACATTCAGGGTAGGCAGTGCTGAACCTAAAATATACATTGCCCGGTTATACCTTGCCCAGGCTTTTACTTGGGGTAACGAGCGCGATACGGTTGCTGATGGCTTAAACAATTTGGCAGGCTTTAAAAGCAAGCGCTACTTTGCAGTTACCATCGGTAAGTTTGGCATGGCAGACTATTTTGATGCAAATACTTTCAGTCATGATCCGCGTAGTCAGTTCATGAACTGGTCATTGATGAGTAATGCGGCCTGGGATTATCCCGCCAATACCCGTGGTTATGTAATGGGAATTTTTACCGAGTTAGGTATGCCCACCTGGGCATTGCGCTTTGCTGCTACCATGACTACAACAACGGCCAACGGCTCTGTTTGGGATGAGCGGATACGCCATGGTAATACACAAACCCTGGAGTATGAAAAGCGATACGCCATCAACGACATGCCAGGTAAAATACGTTTGTTGGGCTATCGTAACAATGGCAAATTTGGCAAATACCGCGAGGTATTGGCTATAAGTACACCACCGGTTATTGATACTGCTTTGGCTTATGGCCGCCATAAATATGGCTTTGGCATTAATGGAGAACAATTTATAACACACGATTTAGGTGTGTTTGCCAAAGCAAGCTGGAATGATGGCCATACAGAAACCTGGGCCTTTACCGAAATTGACCGCTCTATAAGCTTTGGTAGTGTGTTAAAGGGTAACTCATGGAAACGCCCGGATGATGAAATAGGGTTAGCTTTTGTAGGCAACGGCATATCTAAAGACCACCGCGCTTACCTGGCCGCAGGCGGCTATGGCTTTATCATAGGCGACGGCAAGTTAAATTACCGCCCCGAGCTTATTGCCGAATTATATTACAAAATTAACGCGTATCAGCATAAACTTTGGCTCACGCCCGATTATCAATTTATTGCCAACCCGGCCTATAACCGTGATCGCGGCCCGGTAAACGTGTTTTCACTACGAGCACATATTGAGTTTTAA